A region from the Halomarina litorea genome encodes:
- a CDS encoding helix-turn-helix transcriptional regulator, with protein sequence MIDELLIGQMDVRRFMDEQANVSTVPVEAVVETETPASASATPTDYATRGVDDGRVKDDLETILLTLVRRRQGRAETNGKALMNAVAVTFGTQLSPGTVYPCLHGLAEEGLLAVHERVRTKEYVVADEDRVARRIEGAMHQHRALARLFEDAVGGN encoded by the coding sequence ATGATAGATGAACTCCTGATTGGTCAGATGGACGTACGACGGTTCATGGATGAGCAAGCGAACGTCAGCACCGTGCCGGTCGAAGCCGTCGTCGAGACCGAAACTCCCGCGTCGGCCTCCGCGACACCCACCGACTACGCCACCCGTGGGGTCGACGACGGCCGCGTGAAAGACGACCTGGAGACCATCCTGCTGACCCTCGTCCGTCGGCGGCAGGGCCGCGCCGAGACCAACGGGAAAGCGCTCATGAACGCCGTCGCAGTCACCTTCGGCACGCAACTCAGCCCCGGCACCGTCTACCCCTGTCTGCACGGCCTGGCGGAGGAGGGCCTGCTGGCCGTCCACGAGCGCGTCCGGACCAAGGAGTACGTCGTCGCCGACGAGGACCGCGTCGCCCGGCGCATCGAAGGGGCGATGCACCAGCACCGCGCCCTCGCCCGCCTCTTCGAGGACGCCGTCGGCGGAAACTGA
- a CDS encoding GNAT family N-acetyltransferase, which produces MASEDATGDDATVRAYDPSRDWQALWERKERFERELGGGKDDATTVRYEAKLTDDYRERYRAWVENCVEREPGCVVVATDADDRVVGYAFVLPEDLSLVWDAAVLNELYLDEDWRGTGAADALMDAAVAHARDQDLPIDRMVLDVDPDNDRASGFYEKRGFEPWAEMVAYDLS; this is translated from the coding sequence ATGGCCAGCGAGGACGCGACCGGCGACGACGCGACCGTCCGGGCGTACGACCCCTCCCGCGACTGGCAGGCGCTGTGGGAGCGAAAGGAGCGCTTCGAACGCGAACTCGGCGGCGGGAAGGACGACGCCACGACGGTCCGCTACGAGGCGAAACTCACGGACGACTACCGCGAGCGCTACCGGGCGTGGGTCGAGAACTGCGTCGAGCGCGAACCGGGGTGCGTCGTCGTCGCGACCGACGCCGACGACCGGGTGGTGGGCTACGCGTTCGTCCTCCCCGAGGACCTCTCGCTCGTCTGGGACGCAGCGGTGCTGAACGAACTCTACCTCGACGAGGACTGGCGGGGGACGGGCGCGGCGGACGCTCTGATGGACGCCGCCGTGGCCCACGCCCGCGATCAAGACCTGCCCATCGACCGGATGGTCCTCGACGTGGACCCCGACAACGACCGCGCGTCCGGCTTCTACGAGAAGCGCGGCTTCGAGCCGTGGGCGGAGATGGTCGCCTACGACCTGAGCTGA
- a CDS encoding dihydrodipicolinate synthase family protein, with translation MHGTGVPLVTPFDEGGALDTDRLTDLVSWVEARGVDFLVPCGSTSEAPLLTPDERTRVVETVADAASVPVLAGTGYAGYRRTLAATEDAASAGADAALVVTPYYFNHGQAAFETYYRDLADESPLPVYLYHVPVFARASLSVDTVRRLADHGNVHGMKDSSGDITAFQRLRQATADADFDLVTGVGSVYGPALDAGGDGGILALANIVPEAASSVYDRYDGDPDAARELSASLVELDQMVTAEYGIPGLKAGMRDRGAPAGYPRRPFSDASEGARETVAGLVDDALGRVE, from the coding sequence ATGCACGGAACCGGAGTGCCGCTCGTGACGCCGTTCGACGAGGGTGGTGCCCTCGACACCGACCGTCTCACCGACCTCGTGTCGTGGGTCGAAGCGCGGGGGGTCGACTTTCTCGTCCCCTGCGGGTCGACCAGCGAGGCGCCGCTGTTGACGCCCGACGAGCGCACCCGGGTCGTCGAGACGGTGGCCGACGCGGCCTCGGTGCCAGTGCTCGCGGGGACCGGCTACGCGGGCTATCGGCGGACGCTCGCCGCGACCGAGGACGCCGCGAGCGCGGGCGCGGACGCCGCCCTCGTCGTCACGCCCTACTACTTCAACCACGGGCAGGCGGCCTTCGAGACGTACTACCGCGACCTCGCCGACGAGAGTCCTCTCCCGGTCTACCTCTACCACGTCCCCGTCTTCGCCCGGGCGTCGCTCTCGGTGGACACGGTGCGACGACTGGCGGACCACGGGAACGTCCACGGGATGAAGGATTCCAGCGGCGACATCACGGCGTTCCAGCGCCTGCGGCAGGCCACCGCCGACGCCGACTTCGACCTCGTCACCGGCGTGGGGTCGGTGTACGGGCCCGCCCTCGACGCCGGCGGCGACGGGGGCATCCTCGCGCTGGCGAACATCGTCCCGGAGGCCGCGAGTTCGGTGTACGACCGCTACGACGGCGACCCCGACGCCGCCCGCGAGTTGAGTGCGTCCCTCGTCGAACTCGACCAGATGGTCACCGCCGAGTACGGCATCCCCGGCCTGAAGGCGGGGATGCGGGACCGCGGGGCGCCCGCGGGCTACCCCCGGCGGCCGTTCTCGGACGCCAGCGAGGGGGCGCGCGAGACCGTCGCCGGTCTCGTCGACGACGCACTCGGCCGCGTGGAGTAA
- a CDS encoding metal-dependent hydrolase, producing MPSTVVHCALAGLLAAALLGPAFDRRAVAVVLLVTVVPDLDVFSGVVLPGTHRALLHTLLVPALVGGLVVYDTRLRERSWLLGRHGWWGVRVAWVAVLAYAFAGIGLDLFVGGANPLYPLHDQFYRFSGSIEYSTQRGWVQTFVEVAPPETASGGGAGGRGAPTVDAGQLGSTAEVHVSSGVDPSRGAEPADVDRVFPVVRSGWQLLLVLTSLVALAGRAVESRRPDRL from the coding sequence ATGCCATCGACCGTCGTCCACTGCGCGCTGGCGGGACTGCTGGCGGCGGCCCTGCTCGGCCCCGCGTTCGACCGTCGCGCGGTGGCCGTCGTTCTCCTCGTCACCGTCGTCCCCGACCTCGACGTGTTCTCGGGGGTCGTCCTCCCGGGAACCCACCGGGCGCTGTTGCACACGCTGCTGGTTCCCGCCCTCGTGGGGGGTCTCGTCGTCTACGACACCCGCCTGCGCGAGCGGTCGTGGCTCCTGGGTCGCCACGGGTGGTGGGGCGTGCGCGTCGCGTGGGTCGCCGTCCTCGCCTACGCGTTCGCCGGCATCGGCCTCGATCTGTTCGTCGGCGGCGCGAACCCCCTCTACCCCCTTCACGACCAGTTCTACCGCTTCTCGGGGAGTATCGAGTACTCCACCCAGCGCGGGTGGGTCCAGACGTTCGTGGAGGTCGCACCGCCGGAGACGGCGAGCGGGGGAGGTGCGGGCGGCAGGGGCGCTCCGACCGTCGACGCCGGGCAGTTGGGGTCGACGGCCGAGGTGCACGTCTCCAGCGGCGTCGACCCGTCGCGCGGGGCCGAACCCGCGGACGTCGACCGGGTGTTCCCCGTGGTGCGGTCGGGGTGGCAACTCCTCCTCGTCCTCACGTCGCTCGTCGCCCTCGCGGGGCGGGCCGTCGAGTCGCGCCGACCGGACCGGCTTTGA
- a CDS encoding pyridoxamine 5'-phosphate oxidase family protein translates to MDYHPMAMTDEDRDDLLGTGGTGVLSVARGAAEPPYTVPISYGYDAEGGQFYFRLAFGTDSGKHDVVTDGAQATFVTYRETSEGWQSVVATGQLEAIDEDHPDTATLDAMRHIDIPLFDVFEEETRTLEFHFFRLVPGTLTGRRENPIRE, encoded by the coding sequence ATGGACTACCACCCGATGGCGATGACCGACGAGGACCGCGACGACCTGCTCGGAACCGGCGGTACGGGCGTCCTCTCGGTCGCGCGAGGGGCCGCCGAACCGCCGTACACCGTGCCGATATCCTACGGGTACGACGCCGAGGGCGGCCAGTTCTATTTCCGCCTCGCCTTCGGGACCGACAGCGGGAAACACGACGTGGTTACCGACGGCGCGCAGGCCACCTTCGTCACCTACCGGGAGACGTCCGAGGGATGGCAGAGCGTCGTCGCCACGGGGCAACTCGAGGCCATCGACGAGGACCACCCCGACACCGCCACCCTCGACGCGATGCGTCACATCGACATCCCCCTGTTCGACGTCTTCGAGGAGGAGACGCGGACGCTCGAGTTCCACTTCTTCCGCCTCGTCCCGGGGACGCTGACGGGTCGGCGGGAGAACCCCATCCGGGAGTAG
- a CDS encoding GNAT family N-acetyltransferase — protein MFPHTVETERLRLERLTTDDTRALYEHTRAGAPHIDEITRHVGWEPHATPKATHDFVTAMEEGWEKRENATYVVRTREGEPLAGEVGGTTGLGFEWDRRRGTLGLWLREPLWGRGYSGERAGALLELAFEHLSLEVVAVTHDPENEQSRRAIEKYVDRFGGRREGTERNALANPDGSVGDAVRYSVSCEEWCEATGGDEDDGTAVTFHWD, from the coding sequence ATGTTCCCGCACACCGTCGAGACGGAGCGTCTCCGCCTCGAACGGCTCACCACCGACGACACGCGCGCCCTCTACGAACACACGAGGGCCGGCGCGCCCCACATCGACGAGATAACCCGACACGTCGGGTGGGAACCGCACGCGACGCCGAAGGCGACCCACGACTTCGTGACTGCGATGGAGGAGGGGTGGGAGAAGCGCGAGAACGCGACCTACGTCGTCCGAACGCGCGAGGGCGAACCGCTCGCGGGTGAGGTGGGCGGCACGACCGGTCTCGGGTTCGAGTGGGACCGTCGCCGGGGGACGCTCGGCCTCTGGTTGCGCGAACCGCTCTGGGGGCGGGGGTACTCGGGCGAACGCGCCGGGGCGCTCCTCGAACTCGCCTTCGAGCACCTGAGCCTCGAAGTCGTCGCGGTGACCCACGACCCCGAGAACGAACAGTCGCGCCGGGCCATCGAGAAGTACGTCGACCGCTTCGGCGGCCGCCGCGAGGGGACGGAGCGCAACGCCCTCGCGAACCCGGACGGGAGCGTCGGGGACGCGGTGCGCTACTCCGTCTCGTGCGAGGAGTGGTGCGAGGCGACCGGTGGAGACGAGGATGACGGAACCGCCGTGACGTTTCACTGGGACTGA
- a CDS encoding potassium channel family protein: protein MKFVIVGYGRVGIRTVDILDSEGHDITIVDNDPEKVERASNLGFESFLGEGDDEDVLLEAGVKEADALGGLTGDLSVNLGACVIGDAYDCRTVMRIDDDYHADIYEKYAAEVDEVIYPERLGAAGAKTALLGGDFEVLGDLTASLSAVSVRVGADSSVVGQRVVELDLPDGALVYAHGRAHEPMTIPLPQTEIEAGDEIAFIAEPDLVAAIREELRGPGGAAETEAA from the coding sequence ATGAAGTTCGTCATCGTGGGCTACGGACGGGTCGGCATCCGGACCGTCGACATCCTCGACTCCGAGGGCCACGACATCACCATCGTCGACAATGACCCCGAGAAGGTCGAACGGGCGTCGAATCTCGGCTTCGAGTCCTTCCTCGGCGAGGGCGACGACGAGGACGTCCTCCTCGAGGCGGGCGTGAAGGAGGCGGACGCACTCGGCGGCCTCACGGGGGATCTGAGCGTCAACCTCGGCGCGTGCGTCATCGGGGACGCCTACGACTGTCGGACCGTGATGCGCATCGACGACGACTACCACGCCGACATCTACGAGAAGTACGCCGCCGAGGTGGACGAGGTCATCTACCCCGAACGTCTCGGCGCGGCGGGCGCGAAGACGGCTCTCCTCGGCGGAGACTTCGAGGTGCTCGGCGACCTCACCGCCAGCCTCTCGGCGGTGAGCGTCCGGGTCGGCGCGGACTCTTCGGTCGTCGGCCAGCGCGTGGTCGAACTCGACCTGCCCGACGGCGCACTGGTGTACGCCCACGGGCGCGCCCACGAACCCATGACCATCCCGCTCCCGCAGACCGAAATCGAGGCGGGCGACGAGATCGCGTTCATCGCGGAGCCGGACCTCGTCGCCGCGATTCGAGAGGAGTTGCGCGGCCCCGGAGGGGCCGCGGAGACGGAAGCCGCCTGA
- a CDS encoding TOBE domain-containing protein, which yields MDPGFEARLRAGDVTFTPRDATLLRAIGETGSLNAAAGELGRSYARAHGRLGELETAFGSLVERHRGGSGGGGSHLTPDAERLLARFDRLQSAFSGTASAEETVLTGRVTGREGELATVETPAGTVRALAPPAADRVQVAVRADTVTLHATSEVPDEDATSARNRFAGTVVDIDRGEAVALVSVDVGGDRPLAALVTMESVERLGLAPGREVVATTKATATRATPAPAVDE from the coding sequence ATGGACCCGGGTTTCGAGGCACGACTGCGGGCGGGCGACGTGACGTTCACGCCGCGGGACGCGACGCTGTTGCGAGCTATCGGGGAGACGGGGTCGCTCAACGCCGCCGCGGGCGAACTGGGCCGGTCGTACGCCCGGGCACACGGCCGACTGGGCGAACTGGAGACCGCCTTCGGGTCGCTCGTTGAACGTCACCGGGGCGGGTCCGGCGGCGGCGGGAGTCACCTCACGCCCGACGCCGAGCGCCTGCTGGCCCGGTTCGACCGACTCCAGAGCGCCTTCTCCGGTACCGCGAGCGCCGAGGAGACGGTCCTCACGGGGCGAGTCACCGGGCGGGAGGGCGAACTTGCCACCGTCGAGACGCCGGCCGGGACGGTCCGGGCGCTCGCGCCGCCGGCCGCCGACCGGGTGCAGGTGGCGGTGCGCGCCGACACCGTCACGCTCCACGCGACGAGCGAGGTACCCGACGAGGACGCGACGAGCGCGCGCAACCGCTTTGCGGGGACGGTCGTCGACATCGACCGGGGGGAGGCCGTCGCCCTCGTCTCGGTGGACGTGGGCGGCGACCGCCCGCTCGCGGCGCTGGTGACGATGGAGAGCGTCGAGCGACTCGGCCTCGCTCCCGGGCGGGAGGTCGTCGCCACGACGAAGGCGACGGCGACGCGGGCGACGCCGGCACCGGCCGTCGACGAGTAG
- a CDS encoding extracellular solute-binding protein, whose amino-acid sequence MSEQRWTTRRRLLKGVGVAGVAGLAGCLGGDGGGNGSGGSNETTDGSGGNETTTMGGDNGSGNGSGGNESQGTAEGDLADSMTVFHAGSLAPPFSTAEPKFEQKYGVQVNREAKGSVGSTKKITEQGRKASVLGVSDFRLLRDMLMPEFGNWYAIFATNAMTIAYTDQSTGSEDIGQDNWWEVLLRDDVSVAHSDPAVDPNGYRSVMTMQLGAIPFQGEQLYDEQTSQNLIEKAQVTSGTETELLAQLQTGSLDYAFEYQSAGATHDVQTVDFQPSVDLSKATQEYAQHYSKAEVQAGGTTFTGAPIAYGITVPSVAPAPGLGARWVEYMITGPGEQILKDSGFEVVQPAVVPQEAKEQVPSRVMENAEARQSLGPLEL is encoded by the coding sequence ATGTCGGAACAACGATGGACGACGCGACGACGACTGCTGAAGGGCGTGGGTGTCGCAGGCGTCGCCGGCCTCGCGGGCTGTCTGGGCGGCGACGGCGGGGGCAACGGGTCGGGCGGTTCCAACGAGACGACCGACGGCTCCGGTGGCAACGAGACCACGACGATGGGCGGCGACAACGGGTCGGGCAACGGCTCTGGCGGCAACGAGTCGCAGGGGACGGCCGAGGGTGACCTGGCCGACTCGATGACCGTCTTCCACGCGGGGAGTCTCGCGCCGCCGTTCTCGACGGCCGAACCGAAGTTCGAGCAGAAGTACGGCGTGCAGGTCAACCGCGAGGCCAAGGGGTCGGTCGGGTCGACGAAGAAGATCACCGAACAGGGTCGGAAGGCGTCCGTCCTCGGCGTCTCTGACTTCCGGCTGCTTCGGGATATGCTCATGCCGGAGTTCGGCAACTGGTACGCCATCTTCGCGACCAACGCGATGACCATTGCATACACCGACCAGTCGACCGGGTCCGAGGACATCGGCCAAGACAACTGGTGGGAGGTTCTCCTCCGCGACGACGTGTCGGTCGCCCACAGCGACCCCGCCGTCGACCCCAACGGCTACCGGTCGGTGATGACGATGCAACTCGGCGCCATCCCCTTCCAGGGCGAGCAGCTGTACGATGAGCAGACGTCCCAGAACCTCATCGAGAAGGCACAGGTCACCTCGGGGACCGAGACGGAGCTGCTCGCCCAGCTCCAGACCGGAAGCCTCGATTACGCCTTCGAGTATCAGTCGGCGGGGGCGACCCACGACGTCCAGACGGTGGACTTCCAGCCGTCGGTGGATCTCTCGAAGGCCACCCAGGAGTACGCTCAGCACTACTCGAAGGCGGAGGTGCAAGCCGGCGGGACGACGTTCACCGGCGCGCCCATCGCCTACGGCATCACCGTGCCGAGCGTCGCGCCCGCTCCCGGTCTCGGGGCGCGCTGGGTCGAGTACATGATCACCGGCCCCGGCGAGCAGATACTCAAGGACTCGGGCTTCGAGGTCGTCCAGCCCGCCGTCGTCCCGCAGGAGGCCAAAGAACAGGTACCGAGTCGCGTGATGGAGAACGCCGAGGCCAGACAGAGCCTCGGTCCGCTGGAACTGTAG
- a CDS encoding transporter — MANDEGAVLPAAAGVLAGAMAWAVGYGVTYLAAAGRVREQLEGLNTLVGLFGGGTLPTWKAVAWLYFNAHFVDVRLAAAGRSEAVNFVSRSTGNAPLLYLLPPLALVCTVALTMRVMDVRTLRAGVVGGAAALLGYGVAALAMASLSAHAFGTVVVSVGVVTAVALAGVGYPLVFGTLGGALSAQLRS, encoded by the coding sequence ATGGCGAACGACGAGGGGGCGGTCCTCCCGGCGGCGGCGGGCGTCCTCGCGGGCGCGATGGCGTGGGCCGTCGGCTACGGCGTCACCTACCTCGCGGCGGCGGGGCGGGTCCGCGAGCAACTGGAGGGGCTGAACACGCTGGTCGGCCTGTTCGGGGGTGGTACCCTCCCGACGTGGAAGGCGGTGGCGTGGCTCTACTTCAACGCCCACTTCGTCGACGTGCGACTGGCCGCCGCGGGGCGGAGCGAGGCGGTGAACTTCGTCTCGCGGTCGACGGGCAACGCGCCCCTGCTCTACCTCCTCCCGCCGCTGGCACTCGTCTGTACGGTAGCGCTGACGATGCGCGTCATGGACGTGCGCACGCTCCGGGCGGGCGTCGTGGGCGGGGCCGCCGCGCTCCTCGGGTACGGCGTCGCCGCCCTCGCGATGGCCTCGCTGTCGGCCCACGCCTTCGGCACCGTCGTCGTGAGCGTGGGCGTCGTGACGGCCGTCGCCCTCGCGGGGGTCGGCTACCCGCTCGTCTTCGGGACGCTCGGGGGCGCGCTGTCGGCTCAGCTCAGGTCGTAG
- a CDS encoding ABC transporter permease codes for MTTSQGTGHATPDLADGLLGRGSVVLAVLVVQTLAFAAAYAVERPTLYALFALASAAALVATPAAGLRGFLACLVGATLAAGVGHLFGSSWLVVAGPVALTAAVGPVVGTGEVWRGVAVATVATAVLALAAWLLGALVLLVVGPVVLAGVVTGVDGEWAGVAASTLGTVLLVALSLPLALFVARQDFAVVVEKALDPAVHQMLYLSVYAPLLAALFTLAFGVPLAYLLARGFPGQSIVETLVDLPLVVPHSVAGLLILFGFGEGGVFPDLPILTAMPGMVLAMAFVSAPFSVNVAREAFETVDDRLEYAARVHGADSAETFRRVTGPLAARGVVTGGLLAWARSVSEFGAVAIVAYNVEFFYPPAGETVTGQHAPVFIYNTFTAGSLAESSAVGFILLAMSVVIFLSVRWVAYDGENAASKAIP; via the coding sequence ATGACGACCTCTCAGGGGACCGGCCACGCGACGCCGGACCTCGCGGACGGACTGCTCGGTCGCGGGTCGGTCGTCCTCGCCGTCCTCGTCGTCCAGACGCTCGCGTTCGCCGCCGCCTACGCCGTCGAGCGACCGACGCTCTACGCGCTGTTCGCGCTGGCGAGCGCCGCCGCCCTCGTCGCCACGCCCGCCGCCGGCCTGCGGGGCTTTCTCGCCTGTCTCGTCGGCGCGACGCTCGCGGCGGGCGTCGGCCACCTCTTCGGGAGCTCCTGGCTCGTCGTCGCCGGCCCCGTCGCGCTGACCGCCGCCGTCGGTCCCGTCGTCGGGACGGGCGAGGTGTGGCGCGGCGTCGCCGTCGCCACCGTCGCGACGGCCGTCCTCGCCCTCGCCGCGTGGCTCCTCGGGGCGCTCGTCCTGCTGGTCGTCGGCCCCGTCGTCCTCGCCGGGGTGGTGACGGGCGTCGACGGCGAGTGGGCCGGCGTCGCCGCCTCGACGCTCGGGACCGTCCTGCTGGTCGCCCTCTCGCTCCCGCTGGCGCTGTTCGTCGCCCGCCAGGACTTCGCGGTGGTCGTCGAGAAGGCCCTCGACCCGGCGGTCCACCAGATGCTCTACCTCTCGGTGTACGCGCCGCTGCTGGCGGCGCTGTTCACCCTCGCGTTCGGCGTCCCGCTGGCGTACCTCCTCGCGCGTGGTTTCCCCGGCCAGAGCATCGTCGAGACGCTCGTCGACCTCCCGCTCGTGGTGCCCCACTCCGTTGCGGGTCTGCTCATCCTCTTCGGCTTCGGCGAGGGTGGGGTGTTCCCCGACCTGCCCATCCTGACGGCGATGCCAGGGATGGTGCTCGCGATGGCGTTCGTCAGCGCGCCGTTCTCGGTGAACGTCGCCCGCGAGGCCTTCGAGACGGTCGACGACCGACTGGAGTACGCCGCCCGCGTCCACGGGGCCGACAGCGCGGAGACCTTCCGGCGCGTGACCGGGCCCCTCGCCGCGCGGGGCGTCGTCACCGGCGGCCTGCTGGCGTGGGCGCGGTCGGTCTCCGAGTTCGGCGCGGTGGCCATCGTCGCCTACAACGTGGAGTTCTTCTACCCGCCCGCGGGCGAGACGGTGACCGGCCAGCACGCTCCCGTGTTCATCTACAACACGTTCACCGCGGGGTCACTCGCCGAGTCGAGCGCCGTCGGGTTCATCCTGCTGGCGATGAGCGTCGTCATCTTCCTCAGCGTCCGGTGGGTGGCCTACGACGGCGAGAACGCGGCCTCGAAGGCGATACCATGA
- a CDS encoding ABC transporter ATP-binding protein, protein MTGGRALDAAVRATFTAPGADPFEVVADLSVADGETLVVLGPSGSGKTLLLETVAGLHANGGRVELGGRDLTDHPPEKRGFGFVFQDYALFPHMTVRENVAFGERYHDDLRDPDGLLADLEVADLAERTPETLSGGEAQRVALARALAVRPEALLLDEPLSALDVPTRESLRQDLAAALADVTSVYVTHNRTTARALADRVAVMHDGRIVQTGSVEDVFEHPDSAFVARFTGANVLPGSLAGVDADEFAVRPEHVRLSADGGVPATVSRVVREGASARVTLDCEGHAATAYLADPPTVGDRVGLSFPEAHTVVFGT, encoded by the coding sequence ATGACGGGGGGTCGTGCACTCGACGCCGCCGTCAGGGCGACGTTCACCGCCCCCGGCGCCGACCCCTTCGAGGTCGTCGCCGACCTCTCGGTCGCGGACGGCGAGACCCTCGTCGTCCTCGGGCCGAGCGGGAGCGGCAAGACGCTCCTCCTCGAAACCGTCGCGGGCCTCCACGCCAACGGGGGCCGCGTCGAACTCGGTGGGCGTGACCTGACCGACCACCCGCCCGAGAAGCGGGGGTTCGGCTTCGTCTTTCAGGACTACGCGCTGTTCCCGCACATGACCGTCCGCGAGAACGTCGCCTTCGGCGAGCGCTACCACGACGACCTGCGGGACCCCGACGGACTGCTCGCGGACCTCGAGGTCGCCGACCTCGCGGAGCGCACGCCGGAGACGCTCTCGGGCGGGGAAGCGCAACGAGTAGCGCTGGCCCGGGCGCTCGCGGTGCGACCCGAGGCGCTCCTGCTCGACGAACCCCTCTCGGCGCTCGACGTCCCCACGCGCGAGTCCCTCCGCCAGGACCTCGCGGCCGCCCTCGCGGACGTGACGAGCGTCTACGTCACCCACAACCGGACGACGGCGCGGGCGCTCGCCGACCGCGTCGCCGTCATGCACGACGGCCGCATCGTCCAGACCGGCTCCGTCGAGGACGTCTTCGAGCACCCCGACTCGGCGTTCGTCGCCCGCTTCACCGGCGCGAACGTCCTCCCGGGGTCGCTCGCGGGCGTCGACGCCGACGAGTTCGCGGTCCGCCCCGAACACGTCCGGCTCTCCGCGGACGGCGGCGTCCCCGCGACCGTCTCGCGGGTCGTCCGCGAGGGCGCGAGCGCGCGCGTCACGCTGGACTGCGAGGGACACGCGGCCACGGCCTACCTCGCCGACCCGCCGACGGTCGGCGACCGCGTCGGCCTCTCCTTCCCCGAGGCCCACACCGTCGTCTTCGGGACCTGA